A genomic region of Elusimicrobiota bacterium contains the following coding sequences:
- the sppA gene encoding signal peptide peptidase SppA: protein MDNWEQNPQQEPQPETSGPSPEIPAPKSRAAAWPALLGLLYAASLAAALILVFSGPRPKVADSESQKPEGLKQKFGILDFDKKDAIGIIRLDGVIRMDRQGGFWNETMVDRIKKNLERMAKKKQIKAIILRINSPGGTVASSQELYQAIKYLRMKHNKPVIALLGDVAASGGYYVASACDRIVSEPGTITGSIGVIFQTGHFDGLIKKYGVNFNTIKSGPYKDIGNPFRPMEADERKILQSMIDGAYEQFVQAVSEGRKIPPLEVKKSADGRIFLGSQARAAQLVDQDSGYKGAIDLAKEMGKITGEPKIIWDGDFKEDFLEEILKGSSPTGIWKWVAPEAALPPTGLLYLWTGY from the coding sequence ATGGACAATTGGGAACAGAACCCTCAACAGGAACCGCAACCGGAGACAAGCGGCCCTAGCCCGGAAATCCCGGCGCCAAAAAGCCGCGCTGCCGCGTGGCCGGCGCTTTTGGGCCTGCTCTACGCAGCCAGCCTTGCGGCCGCCTTGATTCTTGTTTTTTCCGGGCCCAGGCCCAAAGTCGCGGACAGCGAATCCCAAAAGCCGGAAGGCCTTAAACAAAAATTCGGAATTCTTGACTTCGATAAAAAAGACGCGATCGGCATCATCCGCCTCGACGGCGTCATCCGCATGGACCGGCAAGGCGGATTCTGGAACGAAACCATGGTGGACCGAATCAAAAAAAATCTGGAGCGGATGGCCAAGAAAAAACAAATTAAAGCCATCATTCTAAGGATCAACTCTCCGGGCGGCACCGTGGCCAGCTCCCAAGAACTTTATCAAGCCATCAAATATCTCCGCATGAAGCACAACAAGCCCGTGATCGCGCTTTTAGGCGACGTAGCCGCCAGCGGCGGCTATTATGTGGCCAGCGCCTGCGACCGCATCGTGTCGGAACCCGGAACCATCACCGGCTCCATCGGCGTCATTTTCCAAACCGGTCATTTCGACGGTCTGATCAAAAAATACGGCGTCAACTTCAACACCATCAAATCCGGTCCCTACAAAGACATCGGCAATCCTTTCCGGCCCATGGAAGCGGATGAGCGTAAAATCCTGCAAAGCATGATCGACGGCGCGTATGAGCAATTCGTGCAGGCGGTTTCCGAAGGACGCAAAATCCCGCCCTTGGAAGTCAAAAAATCGGCGGACGGGCGCATTTTCCTGGGCTCCCAAGCCAGAGCCGCTCAATTGGTGGACCAGGATTCCGGCTACAAGGGCGCGATCGATCTCGCCAAAGAAATGGGCAAAATCACCGGGGAGCCGAAAATCATCTGGGATGGTGATTTCAAAGAAGATTTTCTCGAAGAAATTCTGAAAGGCTCATCGCCCACCGGCATTTGGAAATGGGTGGCGCCTGAAGCGGCCTTGCCGCCCACCGGGCTTCTTTACCTGTGGACAGGGTACTAA